One Leifsonia shinshuensis DNA window includes the following coding sequences:
- a CDS encoding KTSC domain-containing protein: MRRELFDSTAIASAGYDADTAVLEIEFGSGGVYRYLLVPPRVWRELQEADSPGRYFAESVRDRFPEEWVP, encoded by the coding sequence ATGCGGCGAGAGCTCTTCGACAGCACGGCGATCGCCTCTGCGGGCTACGACGCGGACACGGCGGTCCTGGAGATCGAGTTCGGCTCGGGCGGCGTCTACCGCTACCTGCTCGTGCCGCCGCGGGTCTGGCGGGAGTTGCAGGAGGCGGACTCGCCGGGGAGGTACTTCGCGGAGAGCGTGCGGGATCGGTTCCCCGAGGAGTGGGTGCCCTGA
- a CDS encoding MBL fold metallo-hydrolase — MLNPVAEGVRVHQSQFCQTNTIVVDGGAGALLVDPGILDAELGGIAAELRASGTPVVAGFATHPHWDHVLWHPAFGTAPRFATARAAGAIEAFLANDSWRERVAPMIPADIAEEVPLTLFGELTALPEGAEWVPWDGPRVRVVEHRAHAAGHAALLIEESGVLVAGDLLSDVLVPLLDHSAEDPVEDYLAALTLLEGISDGVETVVPGHGSVTGADGLRERIDLDRAYLLALRAGEDPADDPRLGPDAVYDWVAGVHERQAGLLAQR, encoded by the coding sequence ATGCTGAATCCGGTCGCCGAGGGCGTGCGCGTCCACCAGAGCCAGTTCTGCCAGACCAACACCATCGTGGTCGACGGGGGCGCGGGCGCGCTGCTGGTCGATCCGGGGATCCTCGACGCGGAGCTGGGCGGCATCGCGGCCGAGCTGCGGGCGTCCGGCACGCCGGTCGTGGCCGGGTTCGCCACCCATCCGCACTGGGACCACGTGCTCTGGCATCCCGCCTTCGGCACGGCTCCGCGCTTCGCGACGGCGCGCGCTGCGGGCGCGATCGAGGCCTTCCTCGCGAACGACTCCTGGCGGGAGCGGGTCGCCCCGATGATCCCGGCCGACATCGCGGAGGAGGTGCCGCTGACCCTGTTCGGCGAGCTCACCGCGCTCCCGGAGGGCGCCGAGTGGGTCCCGTGGGACGGCCCGCGCGTCCGGGTCGTCGAGCACCGCGCCCACGCGGCCGGCCACGCCGCGCTCCTGATCGAGGAGAGCGGGGTCCTCGTCGCCGGCGACCTCCTGTCGGATGTGCTCGTGCCGCTGCTCGACCACAGCGCGGAGGACCCCGTCGAGGACTACCTCGCCGCCCTGACCCTCCTGGAGGGCATCTCGGACGGCGTCGAGACGGTCGTCCCCGGCCACGGCTCGGTCACCGGAGCCGACGGCCTCCGGGAGCGCATCGACCTCGACCGGGCGTACCTGCTGGCGCTCCGGGCCGGCGAGGACCCCGCAGACGACCCGCGGCTCGGGCCGGACGCCGTCTACGACTGGGTGGCCGGAGTGCACGAGCGCCAGGCGGGTCTGCTCGCGCAGCGGTAA
- a CDS encoding diacylglycerol kinase family protein, translating to MPVTPRTVVVAVNPMASFGRRREVGPRVVERLRAAGHTVIPVDEANIELLRRETIRAVEAGADALVVVGGDGMANLGINIVAQTEVPLGIVPSGTGNDLADGLGIPTDDADAATDQLLEALGRPPRTIDAGIIRHGDKHSELSTWFGCVLSAGFDATVNERANLMTRPRGRSRYVFALLRELAVLHARPYRIVADGEPIVTEAMLVSVANNRSLGGGMRIVPHADLGDGRLDLFVVTKMSRPRFLRLFPKVFRGEHTGLPEVSFRGLSTVRIEAEGVIAYADGERIGPLPVEVAVVPGALRVLV from the coding sequence ATGCCTGTCACCCCTCGGACCGTGGTCGTCGCGGTCAACCCGATGGCGTCGTTCGGACGGCGCCGCGAGGTCGGGCCGCGCGTCGTCGAGCGGCTGCGCGCCGCCGGCCACACCGTGATCCCGGTGGACGAGGCCAACATCGAGCTGCTGCGCCGGGAGACGATCCGCGCCGTGGAGGCCGGCGCCGACGCGCTTGTCGTGGTCGGGGGAGACGGCATGGCGAACCTCGGCATCAACATCGTCGCGCAGACGGAGGTCCCGCTGGGCATCGTGCCGAGCGGCACCGGCAACGACCTCGCCGACGGCCTCGGCATCCCCACCGACGACGCCGACGCCGCGACCGATCAGCTCCTGGAGGCGCTGGGACGCCCGCCGCGCACGATCGACGCCGGGATCATCCGGCACGGCGACAAGCACAGCGAGCTCAGCACCTGGTTCGGCTGCGTCCTCTCGGCCGGCTTCGACGCGACCGTGAACGAGCGCGCCAACCTGATGACGCGCCCGCGCGGCCGCAGCCGCTACGTGTTCGCGCTGCTGCGCGAGCTGGCCGTTTTGCACGCCCGCCCATACCGCATCGTGGCGGACGGCGAGCCGATCGTCACCGAGGCGATGCTCGTCTCGGTCGCCAACAATCGCTCGCTCGGCGGCGGCATGCGGATCGTCCCGCACGCCGACCTCGGCGACGGCCGCCTCGACCTCTTCGTGGTGACGAAGATGTCCCGCCCGCGCTTCCTCCGCCTCTTCCCGAAGGTCTTCCGCGGCGAGCACACCGGCCTGCCGGAGGTCTCCTTCCGCGGACTCAGCACGGTCCGCATCGAGGCGGAGGGCGTCATCGCCTACGCAGACGGCGAGCGGATCGGGCCGCTGCCGGTCGAGGTCGCGGTCGTGCCCGGCGCGTTGCGCGTCCTGGTCTGA
- a CDS encoding MBL fold metallo-hydrolase: MRLTKFEHAALLLEESGKKLFIDPGSFTSPLTDTANTVAVVITHEHADHWTPEQLKRVVEMNAEVQIFAPEGVAKAAADFDITVVHAGDTVEADPFTLRFFGGRHAVIHESIPVVDNLGVLVNDELYYAGDSFVIPEGVELDVLAVPAGAPWMKVAETMDYVLAAKPKRSFPTHEMVLSRAGKDLSNARIAWATEQNGGEFFALEPGDTLDL; the protein is encoded by the coding sequence ATGAGACTGACGAAGTTCGAACACGCCGCCCTGCTCCTGGAGGAGTCCGGGAAGAAGCTCTTCATCGATCCGGGCAGCTTCACCTCGCCGCTGACGGACACCGCGAACACGGTGGCCGTGGTGATCACGCACGAGCACGCCGATCACTGGACCCCGGAGCAGCTGAAGCGCGTCGTCGAGATGAACGCCGAGGTGCAGATCTTCGCCCCGGAAGGCGTGGCCAAAGCGGCGGCGGACTTCGACATCACGGTTGTGCACGCGGGCGACACCGTGGAGGCCGACCCGTTCACGCTCCGCTTCTTCGGCGGGCGGCACGCCGTCATCCACGAGAGCATCCCGGTGGTCGACAACCTCGGCGTGCTGGTCAACGACGAGCTCTACTACGCGGGCGACTCGTTCGTCATCCCGGAGGGCGTCGAGCTCGACGTGCTGGCGGTGCCCGCCGGCGCTCCGTGGATGAAGGTCGCGGAGACGATGGACTACGTGCTGGCGGCGAAGCCGAAGCGCAGCTTCCCCACCCACGAGATGGTGCTGTCGCGCGCGGGCAAGGACCTCTCGAACGCCCGGATCGCGTGGGCGACGGAGCAGAACGGCGGAGAGTTCTTCGCCCTCGAGCCGGGCGACACGCTCGACCTGTGA
- a CDS encoding cryptochrome/photolyase family protein encodes MTADSRPAVVWFRDDLRVADNPALDAAARTGRPVVCVYVWDDESPGLRAPGGAARWWLHHSLTSLDADLCERGARLTVLRGPAEQTIAALLADVDAAAVSWNRRYGGAERRIDTAVKSAAREAGIEAESFGASLLFEPWTIRTGSGTPFSVFTPFWRACQSVPAPRKPLPAPERLTPGPALDGLPIDDLGLLPTHPDWAAGLRDTWEPGERHAHADLDAFVSDGLAGYREQRDVPGVDGTSRLSPRLRWGELSPHQVWHAVTVARDDGRRGAAVAEAATTFLSELGWREFAYHTLFEHPDLATVNIHREYDSFPWPRLHPSVLRAWQQGRTGVPLVDAGMRELWTTGVMHNRVRMVVASFLTKNLLIDWRRGEQWFWDTLVDADPASNPFNWQWVAGSGADAAPYFRVFNPELQRTKFDRHGDYVRRWAPDWDTGDYPEPVVDLAESRRAALAAYDTVKRSQRA; translated from the coding sequence ATGACCGCCGACTCCCGCCCGGCGGTCGTCTGGTTCCGCGACGACCTCCGGGTGGCCGACAACCCGGCCCTCGACGCCGCCGCGCGCACGGGCCGCCCGGTCGTCTGCGTCTATGTCTGGGACGACGAGTCCCCCGGCCTGCGCGCACCCGGCGGCGCAGCCCGGTGGTGGCTGCACCACAGCCTCACCTCCCTCGACGCCGACCTCTGCGAGCGGGGCGCCCGGCTCACCGTTCTGCGCGGCCCGGCAGAGCAAACCATCGCCGCGCTCCTCGCCGACGTGGATGCCGCGGCCGTCTCCTGGAACCGCCGCTACGGCGGCGCGGAGCGGCGGATCGACACCGCGGTGAAGTCCGCCGCGCGGGAGGCCGGGATCGAGGCGGAGAGCTTCGGCGCGAGCCTGCTCTTCGAGCCGTGGACCATCCGCACCGGGTCCGGCACCCCGTTCTCGGTCTTCACGCCGTTCTGGCGGGCGTGCCAGTCCGTCCCGGCGCCGCGCAAGCCGCTGCCCGCGCCCGAGCGGCTGACTCCCGGCCCCGCTCTCGACGGCCTCCCGATCGACGACCTCGGGCTCCTGCCGACGCACCCCGACTGGGCGGCCGGCCTGCGCGACACCTGGGAGCCCGGCGAACGCCACGCCCACGCCGACCTCGACGCCTTCGTCTCCGACGGCCTGGCCGGTTACCGCGAGCAGCGGGACGTTCCGGGCGTCGACGGCACCTCCCGGCTGTCCCCGCGCCTGCGCTGGGGCGAGCTGAGCCCGCACCAGGTCTGGCACGCGGTCACGGTCGCGCGCGACGACGGCAGGCGGGGCGCCGCCGTGGCAGAGGCCGCGACCACCTTCCTCTCCGAGCTCGGCTGGCGCGAGTTCGCCTATCACACGCTCTTCGAGCATCCCGACCTGGCCACCGTCAACATCCATCGCGAGTACGACTCCTTCCCCTGGCCGCGCCTGCACCCGTCCGTGCTGCGCGCCTGGCAACAGGGTCGCACCGGCGTCCCGCTCGTGGACGCCGGGATGCGAGAACTGTGGACAACCGGAGTCATGCACAACCGGGTGCGGATGGTGGTCGCATCGTTCCTCACCAAGAACCTGCTGATCGACTGGCGGCGCGGCGAGCAGTGGTTCTGGGACACCCTGGTGGACGCCGACCCCGCGAGCAATCCGTTCAATTGGCAGTGGGTCGCCGGCTCAGGAGCCGACGCCGCGCCCTACTTCCGGGTCTTCAACCCCGAGCTGCAGCGCACCAAGTTCGACCGGCACGGCGACTATGTGCGGCGCTGGGCGCCGGACTGGGACACCGGCGACTACCCCGAGCCGGTCGTGGACCTGGCCGAGTCCCGGCGCGCGGCGCTGGCCGCCTACGACACGGTGAAACGCTCTCAGCGGGCGTGA
- a CDS encoding helix-turn-helix transcriptional regulator — protein MDAAPASFRGAERVCPVFVGRLDLLALARRRQAAALEGRGGLLLIAGEAGIGKSRLMEEVVALSDVRRVHADAYADDRETPGMLLLGVAASLAEAGDAPAAERIRGLVLHGDPADAADPAARTARRRLLVAELATTLATALTLPTILALEDVHWADQLGLDVLRRVAVAVRERPSLVVATFRTEDPEVAAEATSWRLDLVGHRLAEEVRPERLGADGVARMLAAIRGTEPSAEEAERLHAVSDGIPLHVEELLADGLGGFGGSDDPGGAPETVAAAVLSRTRALTPASAAVLDAAAVIGREFDVRLLAVVVGDELDRAAREAALDDLAAQHLLVRATAGGYDFRHALIRDAVYSAVPSARRRTLHGRVVDAGAGLSDALLSLHAERAGRARTAYALARRAAERASMLSAHREAADLYRRAQRTMPLAVEGRDRADLLRRLGAELAAVDANREAEAEFARAIELYRAAGVAREAAAVAPALVAARHLLGADCPSRVADLRAALGWIDGDDDAEAVQVRGRLLAAQAAAAMLERRLDDARRVAEEARPLLTAEADQIGVDATLGSVLVFAGDGDPAWDLLRTAAEEGAAHGREEAAARAYRMLGSSASVLLQYGRGVGWLADGIAYAERIERWNDAHYLTAHLAHVRWATGDLRAAAELAGHALADGRGGITTEVTALHVLGYCALSSGDLGRAGELLRRAEAIGERMQELQRLSPALWGLAETALLAGDAAEAVRQCERGAVESHRVEDSAYAFPFAVTGVRAYLAAGDVAGAQSWLERVGALVERRRIPGTEFALQHAAGLLALRERRPSDARELLGSASAGWDALGRWWEGTQAILDRAECARRTRSPVEAAALVAEARTRAPGTVIARRADELAARLAEGVVPSTLSAREEEVAAQIAGGATNREIAAVLHIAPKTVSTHVEHILAKLGASRRAEIAAWAAERRA, from the coding sequence ATGGATGCGGCGCCGGCATCGTTCCGGGGCGCCGAACGCGTGTGCCCGGTGTTCGTGGGCAGGCTGGACCTGCTCGCGCTGGCGCGCCGTCGTCAGGCCGCCGCGCTGGAGGGCCGGGGCGGCCTCCTGCTGATCGCAGGCGAGGCCGGGATCGGCAAGTCGAGGCTGATGGAGGAGGTCGTCGCACTCAGCGACGTGCGCCGCGTGCACGCCGACGCGTACGCGGACGACCGCGAGACGCCGGGGATGCTGCTGCTCGGCGTCGCCGCCTCGCTGGCCGAGGCGGGCGACGCACCGGCGGCCGAACGGATCAGGGGACTGGTGCTGCACGGCGACCCGGCGGACGCCGCCGATCCGGCAGCGCGCACCGCCCGGCGCCGTCTCCTGGTCGCCGAGCTGGCCACCACGCTCGCGACCGCGCTCACGCTGCCGACCATTCTGGCTCTGGAGGACGTGCACTGGGCCGACCAACTCGGGCTCGATGTCCTGCGCAGGGTCGCGGTCGCCGTGCGCGAGCGGCCGAGCCTCGTGGTCGCGACGTTCCGCACCGAGGACCCGGAGGTCGCGGCGGAGGCGACCTCCTGGCGGCTCGACCTGGTGGGGCACCGGCTGGCGGAGGAGGTGCGGCCCGAGCGGCTCGGCGCCGACGGGGTCGCGCGCATGCTCGCCGCGATCCGGGGGACCGAGCCGTCCGCCGAGGAGGCCGAGCGGCTGCACGCCGTGAGCGACGGCATCCCGCTGCACGTGGAGGAGCTGCTCGCGGACGGCTTGGGCGGCTTCGGCGGCTCCGACGACCCCGGCGGCGCGCCGGAGACCGTGGCCGCTGCCGTCCTCTCCCGGACGCGCGCGCTGACACCGGCGTCGGCGGCGGTGCTGGACGCGGCGGCGGTGATCGGACGCGAGTTCGACGTGCGGCTGCTCGCGGTGGTCGTCGGCGACGAGCTGGACCGGGCCGCGCGGGAGGCCGCCCTCGACGACCTCGCGGCGCAGCACCTCCTGGTCCGCGCGACGGCGGGCGGCTACGACTTCCGGCACGCCCTCATCCGCGACGCCGTGTACTCGGCCGTCCCGTCCGCGCGCCGGCGCACCCTGCACGGTCGCGTGGTGGACGCCGGCGCCGGCCTGTCCGACGCGCTGCTGTCGCTGCACGCCGAACGGGCAGGGCGCGCGCGCACGGCCTACGCGCTGGCCCGGCGTGCGGCCGAGCGCGCCTCCATGCTGTCGGCGCACCGCGAGGCCGCCGACCTCTACCGTCGCGCCCAGCGGACGATGCCGCTCGCCGTGGAGGGCCGCGACCGCGCCGACCTCCTGCGCAGGCTCGGGGCCGAGCTCGCCGCCGTCGACGCGAACCGGGAGGCCGAGGCCGAGTTCGCCCGCGCCATCGAGCTCTACCGGGCGGCAGGCGTCGCACGGGAGGCCGCCGCGGTCGCGCCGGCGCTCGTCGCCGCCCGGCACCTCCTCGGCGCGGACTGCCCCTCGCGGGTGGCCGACCTCCGCGCCGCGCTCGGCTGGATCGACGGCGACGACGACGCGGAGGCCGTCCAGGTGCGCGGCCGGCTGCTCGCCGCGCAGGCCGCGGCCGCCATGCTCGAGCGGCGGCTGGACGACGCCAGGCGGGTAGCGGAGGAGGCCCGCCCGCTCCTCACCGCGGAGGCCGACCAGATCGGCGTCGACGCCACCCTCGGGTCCGTCCTGGTGTTCGCGGGCGACGGCGACCCGGCCTGGGACCTGCTGCGCACTGCGGCGGAGGAGGGCGCGGCGCACGGCCGGGAGGAGGCGGCGGCCCGCGCGTACCGGATGCTCGGCTCGTCGGCGTCCGTGCTGCTCCAGTACGGGCGCGGCGTGGGGTGGCTGGCCGACGGGATTGCCTACGCCGAGCGCATCGAGCGCTGGAACGACGCCCACTATCTGACCGCGCACCTGGCGCACGTCCGCTGGGCCACCGGCGACCTGCGTGCCGCCGCGGAGCTCGCCGGGCACGCCCTCGCGGACGGCCGCGGCGGCATCACCACCGAGGTCACCGCCCTGCACGTGCTCGGCTATTGCGCGCTGTCGTCCGGTGACCTCGGCCGGGCAGGCGAGCTGCTGCGCCGGGCGGAGGCGATCGGCGAGCGGATGCAGGAGCTGCAGCGGCTGTCACCGGCGCTCTGGGGCCTGGCCGAGACGGCGCTGCTCGCGGGCGACGCCGCCGAGGCCGTCCGGCAGTGCGAGCGCGGCGCGGTCGAGTCGCACCGGGTCGAGGACTCCGCCTACGCCTTCCCGTTCGCGGTCACCGGCGTGCGGGCGTACCTGGCGGCGGGCGACGTCGCCGGAGCGCAGTCCTGGCTGGAGCGGGTCGGCGCCCTGGTCGAGCGACGGCGGATCCCCGGGACGGAGTTCGCCCTGCAGCACGCCGCCGGCCTCCTCGCCCTCCGCGAGCGGCGCCCCTCCGACGCCCGGGAGCTGCTCGGCTCGGCCTCCGCCGGCTGGGACGCGCTCGGCCGCTGGTGGGAGGGGACGCAGGCGATCCTGGACCGCGCCGAGTGCGCCCGGCGCACCCGGAGCCCGGTGGAGGCCGCCGCCCTCGTCGCCGAGGCCCGCACGCGAGCGCCGGGGACGGTGATCGCACGCCGTGCCGACGAACTGGCCGCACGGCTCGCCGAGGGCGTCGTGCCGTCCACGCTCAGCGCACGGGAGGAGGAGGTCGCCGCTCAGATCGCGGGAGGCGCGACGAACCGGGAGATCGCCGCTGTCCTCCACATCGCCCCGAAGACCGTGTCGACGCACGTCGAGCACATCCTCGCGAAGCTCGGCGCCTCCCGGCGGGCGGAGATCGCGGCGTGGGCGGCCGAGCGCAGGGCGTGA
- a CDS encoding SCO4226 family nickel-binding protein, with amino-acid sequence MARFMDIHDGFVGVTEDQLAEAHAADLAVEGEEGVHFETAWLDPESGKVFCLSTGPSKEAVMRVHEKAGHPTDQVYAVDIMV; translated from the coding sequence ATGGCACGATTCATGGACATCCACGATGGATTCGTCGGCGTCACGGAGGACCAGCTCGCCGAAGCCCACGCCGCCGACCTGGCGGTCGAGGGCGAGGAGGGCGTGCACTTCGAGACCGCCTGGCTCGACCCGGAGAGCGGCAAGGTGTTCTGCCTGTCGACCGGGCCGTCCAAGGAGGCGGTCATGCGCGTGCACGAGAAGGCCGGCCACCCCACCGATCAGGTCTACGCCGTCGACATCATGGTCTGA
- a CDS encoding nuclease-related domain-containing protein yields the protein MNDDGRRTKRMRDRAAGAAVMEQVVRLHTQSPPRSALARALGAPPIGADTAPWFAGALGEREVGALLDRLPEGWSVFHAIPVGTRPDASGAVADVDHIVAGPAGVFVVNTKHHRGQRVWVGERAVLVAGQKQPYLRNSDLEASRVRGVLAQAGIVAPVTAVVALVGTKEVTVRQQPRRVMVLRAEGLVRWLTRRPAVLDAATTSAVARLFDDPATWRTVDSSSDTLERFAVIEREVRNAQLVRFGWGLAAALGVVAVALPLIPALTR from the coding sequence ATGAACGACGACGGACGGCGCACGAAGCGCATGCGCGACCGCGCCGCAGGCGCCGCGGTGATGGAGCAGGTGGTCCGTCTGCACACGCAGTCGCCGCCGCGATCCGCCCTGGCCCGCGCTCTCGGCGCTCCGCCGATCGGTGCGGACACGGCGCCCTGGTTCGCCGGCGCGCTCGGCGAGCGGGAGGTGGGCGCGCTGCTCGACCGGCTGCCCGAGGGCTGGAGCGTCTTCCACGCCATCCCGGTCGGCACACGCCCTGACGCCTCCGGAGCGGTCGCCGACGTCGACCACATCGTGGCCGGGCCGGCCGGCGTGTTCGTCGTCAACACCAAGCACCACCGTGGACAACGCGTGTGGGTGGGCGAGCGCGCGGTGCTGGTCGCCGGTCAGAAGCAGCCGTACCTCCGCAACTCCGACCTGGAGGCCTCCCGCGTCCGCGGCGTGCTCGCCCAGGCGGGCATCGTGGCGCCCGTGACGGCCGTGGTCGCGCTCGTCGGGACCAAAGAGGTCACCGTGCGGCAGCAGCCGCGCCGCGTGATGGTGCTGCGGGCCGAAGGGCTCGTGCGCTGGCTGACGCGACGTCCTGCCGTGCTGGACGCCGCCACGACGTCCGCCGTGGCACGCCTGTTCGACGACCCGGCGACCTGGCGTACGGTGGACTCCTCCTCCGACACGCTGGAGCGGTTCGCGGTGATCGAGCGCGAGGTCAGGAACGCACAGCTCGTGCGCTTCGGCTGGGGCCTCGCGGCGGCGCTCGGCGTGGTCGCCGTCGCGCTCCCCCTGATCCCCGCGCTGACCCGCTGA
- a CDS encoding metal-dependent hydrolase, producing the protein MTLPTADTAVTYPDGDLASTGTVLHVEPLADGRSAVILDRTAFHPVDPVWPDQPADTGTLTVGGRVVPVVAAVVGATDGTTLHVGDAPVRTGTEGWAFLVCHLVDDATGVEPGAAVEVAVDAEARDGLSTGHTACHLASLALDEALSGLWTKEVPVDGRGKPAFDQLAIASSRILPDGSVDEYRIGKSLRKKGFAAAELPGALAAVTDAANARLAGWVAAGADVAISIERDGDGLGERRRWRAGLPDGVVEIPCGGTHLRSLAEVAAIRVELDYDVEAASLTMRTAAVPV; encoded by the coding sequence ATGACCCTCCCCACCGCGGACACCGCCGTCACCTACCCCGACGGCGACCTCGCCTCCACCGGAACGGTCCTGCACGTCGAGCCGCTCGCAGACGGCCGCAGCGCCGTGATCCTCGACCGCACGGCCTTCCACCCGGTCGACCCGGTCTGGCCCGACCAGCCCGCAGACACGGGCACGCTGACCGTGGGCGGCCGGGTCGTCCCGGTGGTCGCCGCGGTCGTCGGCGCGACGGACGGCACCACGCTGCACGTCGGCGACGCCCCGGTCCGCACCGGCACCGAGGGCTGGGCGTTCCTGGTCTGCCACCTCGTGGACGACGCGACCGGCGTCGAGCCGGGCGCCGCCGTCGAGGTGGCGGTCGACGCGGAGGCCCGCGACGGACTCTCGACCGGCCACACCGCGTGCCACCTGGCCTCGCTCGCGCTGGACGAGGCGCTCTCCGGCCTCTGGACGAAGGAGGTCCCGGTCGACGGCCGCGGCAAGCCGGCGTTCGACCAGCTCGCCATCGCCTCCTCGCGCATCCTCCCGGACGGCTCGGTGGACGAGTACCGCATCGGCAAGAGCCTGCGGAAGAAGGGCTTCGCCGCTGCGGAGCTGCCCGGCGCGCTCGCCGCGGTGACCGACGCCGCCAATGCGCGGCTCGCCGGCTGGGTGGCGGCAGGGGCGGACGTCGCCATCTCGATCGAGCGCGACGGCGACGGGCTGGGGGAGCGGCGGCGCTGGCGGGCCGGGCTCCCGGACGGCGTGGTCGAGATCCCGTGCGGCGGCACTCATCTGCGCTCGCTCGCGGAGGTCGCGGCCATCCGCGTGGAGCTCGACTACGACGTGGAGGCGGCCTCGCTCACGATGCGGACGGCGGCGGTCCCGGTCTAG
- a CDS encoding ABC transporter permease/substrate binding protein, with product MNTAHLIPLGQWATAVVDFVTTTFGGLFDVIRVVFTGMYDGVDWALQTPPFWGVILILAILAVWLRGWVFGAGAVLGPLLIAGIGQWPNAMDTLALVLVSSAIAIALSVPLGILAARSRTASAIIRPVLDFMQTMPAFVYLIPALILFRVGVVPGMVATIVFAMAPGVRLTELGIRGVDTELVEAGRAFGSPPRRILRQIQLPLAMPSILAGVNQVIMLSLSMVVIAGMVGGGGLGRDIVQALSRVDVGLGFEAGIAVVILAIILDRLTASVGKARLRMPKRALAVLGAGLLVVIGGTAVSAASTAGGDKGDVKVAVFNGWPEGEAASYLWKHVLEREGYRVQFEYADAGPAFAGLSTGDYDVAFDGWLPTTHAQYMKTYGAHLTDLGAWNDEAKLTIAVNKDAPIDSLDQLASHASDFGNRLVGIEPGAGLTEATQKKVIPEYGLGKMDYVTSSTPAMLAELSSAMQKHDNIAVTLWRPHWAYDQWQLKDLKDPKNTLGAAESIHSIASKDFPRKFPQIATWVKKFHMKSDMLYSLENAMYNGKADASQYDGIVEKWMKAHSAYVDSLTK from the coding sequence GTGAACACGGCGCACCTGATCCCGCTCGGCCAGTGGGCGACCGCGGTCGTCGACTTCGTCACCACCACCTTCGGCGGCCTGTTCGACGTCATCCGCGTGGTCTTCACCGGGATGTACGACGGCGTCGACTGGGCGCTGCAGACGCCGCCGTTCTGGGGCGTCATCCTCATCCTCGCGATCCTCGCGGTCTGGCTGCGCGGCTGGGTGTTCGGCGCGGGCGCCGTGCTCGGGCCCCTGCTCATCGCCGGGATCGGCCAGTGGCCGAACGCGATGGACACCCTCGCGCTCGTGCTGGTCTCCTCGGCCATCGCGATCGCGCTGAGCGTGCCGCTCGGCATCCTGGCCGCCCGGTCGAGGACGGCGTCGGCGATCATCCGGCCGGTGCTCGACTTCATGCAGACGATGCCCGCGTTCGTGTACCTGATCCCGGCGCTCATCCTGTTCCGGGTGGGCGTGGTGCCCGGCATGGTCGCCACCATCGTGTTCGCGATGGCGCCGGGCGTGCGGCTCACCGAGCTCGGCATCCGCGGCGTCGACACCGAGCTGGTGGAGGCTGGCCGTGCGTTCGGCTCGCCGCCGCGCCGCATCCTCCGTCAGATCCAGCTGCCGCTCGCGATGCCGTCGATCCTCGCCGGCGTCAACCAGGTCATCATGCTGTCGCTCTCCATGGTCGTCATCGCGGGCATGGTCGGCGGTGGCGGCCTCGGCCGCGACATCGTCCAGGCGCTCAGCCGGGTGGACGTCGGGCTCGGCTTCGAGGCGGGCATCGCCGTCGTCATCCTGGCGATCATCCTCGACCGCCTCACCGCCTCGGTCGGAAAGGCGCGGCTGCGGATGCCGAAGCGCGCGCTCGCGGTGCTCGGCGCCGGCCTCCTGGTCGTCATCGGCGGGACGGCCGTGAGCGCGGCCTCCACCGCGGGCGGCGACAAGGGCGACGTGAAGGTCGCCGTGTTCAACGGCTGGCCGGAGGGCGAGGCGGCCTCCTACCTGTGGAAGCACGTGCTGGAGCGCGAGGGCTACCGGGTGCAGTTCGAGTACGCCGACGCGGGCCCGGCCTTCGCCGGGCTCAGCACGGGGGACTACGACGTGGCGTTCGACGGCTGGCTGCCGACCACGCACGCGCAGTACATGAAGACGTACGGCGCGCACCTCACCGACCTGGGGGCGTGGAACGACGAGGCCAAGCTGACCATCGCGGTCAACAAGGACGCCCCGATCGACTCGCTCGACCAGCTCGCGTCGCACGCCTCGGACTTCGGCAACCGGCTGGTCGGCATCGAGCCGGGCGCCGGGCTCACCGAGGCGACCCAGAAGAAGGTCATCCCGGAGTACGGGCTCGGGAAGATGGACTACGTCACATCCTCCACGCCCGCCATGCTCGCCGAGCTGTCCAGCGCGATGCAGAAGCACGACAACATCGCGGTCACGCTGTGGCGCCCGCACTGGGCCTACGACCAGTGGCAGCTGAAGGACCTCAAGGACCCGAAGAACACCCTGGGAGCGGCCGAGTCCATCCACTCCATCGCGAGCAAGGACTTCCCGCGGAAGTTCCCGCAGATCGCGACGTGGGTGAAGAAGTTCCACATGAAGTCCGACATGCTCTACTCGCTCGAGAATGCGATGTACAACGGCAAGGCGGACGCCAGCCAGTACGACGGCATCGTCGAGAAGTGGATGAAGGCGCACTCCGCGTACGTGGACTCGCTCACGAAGTAG